Below is a window of Pseudomonas sp. B21-040 DNA.
CGTCCGCGTCGTCCCGGTACGTTGAAGGTTTGGCGAGGTTATGAGGATGGCGCGGAGCTGTCAATGAAAAAACATACGCTTGTTTGAAATGGCCGTTACGGGCCTGTTACCAGAGGTTGCACGGCTGGTCGCCGGGCTGGCGCATGGGTATGCTGGAGGTATCCCGCGCGTGTTCAAGCCGCGCTTAGTAATGAAGGAGTCACTGTGGAGTTTTTGTCTGAGTACGCCAGTTTTCTGGCCAAGACCGTGACACTGGTGATCGCCATTCTGGTGGTCCTGGCCAGTTTTGCGGCGTTGCGCAGCAAGGGGCGGCGCAAGTCGGCCGGTCATTTGCAAGTCAGCAAGCTCAATGATTTCTATAAAGGGTTGCGCGAACGCCTGGAGCAAACCTTGCTCGACAAGGACCAGCTCAAGGCCCTTCGCAAGTCCCAGTCCAAATCCGAGAAAAAGCAAAAGAAAACCCCCGAGACCAAACAGCGCGTGTTCGTGCTGGATTTCGACGGTGATATCAAAGCGTCGGCCACCGAGAATCTGCGCCACGAAATTACCGCGCTGCTGACCCTTGCCACGCCCAAGGATGAAGTGGTGCTGCGCCTGGAAAGCGGTGGCGGCATGGTTCACAGCTACGGCCTGGCGTCCTCGCAACTGGCGCGCATCCGCAATGCTGGCGTGCCATTGACCATCTGCATCGACAAAGTCGCGGCCAGCGGCGGCTACATGATGGCCTGCATCGGCGAGAAGATCATTAGTGCGCCATTCGCGATTCTCGGCTCCATTGGCGTGGTGGCCCAACTGCCCAACGTCAATCGCCTGCTCAAAAAGCACGACATCGACTTCGAAGTGCTGACCGCCGGTGAATACAAACGCACCCTGACTGTGTTTGGCGAAAACACCGAGAAGGGCCGCGAAAAATTCCAGGAAGACCTGGACATTACCCATCAGTTGTTCAAGAACTTCGTCGCGCGCTATCGCCCGCAACTGGCCATTGATGAAGTGGCCACCGGTGAAATCTGGCTCGGTGTCGCGGCCCTCGACAAACAACTGGTCGACGAACTCAAAACCAGCGATGAATACCTTGCCGAGCGGGCAAAAAATGCGGAGCTCTTTCATCTGCACTATTCCGAGCGCAAAAGTTTGCAAGAGCGCATCGGCATGGCGGCCAGCGGTTCGGTCGATCGTGTTTTGCTGACCTGGTGGAGCCGTTTGACTCAGCAACGCTTTTGGTAATCGACATCTCATCATCGTTTTAAACAAAAAAACCGGGGCTCAAGTCCCGGTTTTTTTTGCTTCAGATCCGTGCAAATTCCTTCCTGAGGTGACGAAATCTCCTAAGCCGGCTGTCGACTTGCTCCTGCATCCGATTGATTGAAGGCTGGGTAGGGTGGTGTTCCAAATGATTGCAACGGATTGCACATGACCGACCACCCTGACCAAAACGATGCTGGCCCGAGCCCGTCGCCAATGTTACGAATGCGTGGCGAACTCGCCGCCGCCGTGAACATCGCACTGCCGCAAACCCCTGATCAATTTGGCGCACACTTGATCAAGGAAAAGTGGGGAGCGGACATTGATCCGCAGACAGCCTTGCTGGTTACGCTCGATTACAACTACAAGGGGCATCCTGCCCAGGACGGCATTCAACAGGGGCAAGTGGCACATTCGCAGGCGCTGTTACAGGCGCTGCTGTCCAATTATCAGACCGTGGGTGACGGACGTTTCGCGGAAACCGCGTTCGGCCTATACACACCACCGGACATCGGGCCGTCTGTCCGGATCGTGCAGAATGTCGATGAGTTCGCTGACCACGGCAGCGGCAATCACCAGACTTATGAAGGCATTTATCGCCAAACAAAGGCGCAAACCTATGGGCCGGCAACGCAAATCCGCTTAAAACCCGCCGACTTCAAACAGTGGGTTTGGGAGCTGGATTTGCCGGGTTTGTACAAGGCCTATCTCGATAAGGCCTGGCCGTCCGACGAGACGCTCTTTGCGCCGAAACCCTATGCGTTGAGGACATCGGTCAAAGCCGCATTTCTCATGTGCGCCTGGCTGCAGCGGCATGAACAACGCCTGAGTGAAAAAGGCCTGGCGCTCGCTTTTCAGGCCGCAGGTTTGCCGGTGGATCAGGCGTGGGAAACGCTGACAATCGAAGCGCTTCGAGCGCCGACCCGAATTCCACCTCGGGTCACGGCCAGCCGATTAACACTCTATCGCTACACCGCAATCGACATCTGGACCTTTCGTGTCGCCGCCAGCCCCCGGGTGTTGATGTACATCCCGGGCAACTCTTCACCCTTGCATGACTTCGCCGACGTTTCGCAGTTGCACCAATGGGTGGTGAAACAGAGCCATGCCGGTAACACGAAGCAGGCGCTGGCTGCCCATTTTGCCGACGATGACCGACAGGACGGCACGTTCCACGCCGGCGTACTGACGGCGCTGGACGGCATGGGGATTTACCCCCGAAAGCACTGGCTGACCAGCAATGCCGGGTTCTTCAACAATGATGGTTATTGGGATCCCGCCGAGTACATCGGTTTCGACGATCAGCCACCCGCGACCGATCCGTTTGCACAGCTGGTTTTGACCATGAAACAGGCCGCCCGGGAAAGCGTCAAAACCATCCGGGACGACGCGCAAGTCAACCGCGACAATTTGAGCGCGGTTGTCGAACCGGTGGTGCAATGGATAAACCGGTTCGGGCCTTTGGCCCTGTTTGTGCCGGGGGGAGAGGGGTTACTGGCGCTGGCCGGGCTCATAGACGCCGGTTATGGGCTGGATCAGGCCGTGAACGGTGAGACGTCGAGCCAGCGCAAAGAGGGCATCACCCGCACGGTATTTGGCTTGCTCAATGCGCTGCCGCTGGCAGGCGCGGGGCGGGATGCCCGAGTTGAAGGCGCAGCGTCCGAGACGCTTTCACGAGGTGAACACATCGTCGTCACCTCGACGCAGGAAAGTGTGGCAGCGCCTTCCGGTCTGTCGCGGCTGGAACTGATCCGCGGCATCGGCCCCTCGGTGGCGTCATTCAGCGATGAAGTGCTGACGCAGATCGGCAAGGTCAGTGCGGTCGATGACGACCTGCTGCGCTTGATACACACCGGTCGGCCCCCGACGCCATTGCTGGCCGACACGATCAGTCGCTTCAAACTCGATCAGGAATTGGCTGGGGCCGGGAAAACCGGGTTATTCAGCAGTCGTTATGCCTCACTGCAGCAATCGGAGCATGAGTGGGTCCGGCTGTTTCAGCGGGAGTATCCAGGGCTGCCAAAAAGCGCCATTGAGCAAATGCTCGACCGCTACGGCGTAGATGTCCGCAAGGCGCCAGATGCTGTCGAGGTCAGGCAGGTGATCAAGCGTCTGGACAGCAAGGCCCGGCAGTATCAACAACATGTCCGGCTCAATCGTGCCTACGAAGGCTTTTACCTTCGCTCGTTCCACAATCCCGAGACAGACACGCTGGCACTGCATTCGCTCCAGCATCTGCCGGGATGGCCCAGAGATCTTCGAATAGACATTCTTGACCGTTCGCCTGCCGGCCAGGTGCTGGATCGCAGTGGTTCGCTCGATGACGCTCACTGTCGAAGCATCATCAGGGATGGAGATCGCTATCAGCAGCAAGGCAGGCAATCTGACCTCTATGAGGCGATCCTCGGAGCCCTGTCAGAAGACGAACGCTCGTCCCTGCACCTGATATCCGATGACCCCGCCAATGAGCTACGACTCAAGATCGGCGCGGTGGCGCTGCCTCGGTCGCAAACCCTGCTCGGGTTGCAACGCATGGACAGCGGGCTGTCGTTCGAGGCTCGGGGGCTGAGGGGTGGAGGTTATCCGTCGACCTCCCAAGGCACCGCCCTGACCCACGAGATGATGAGGTTGCAACTCATGGATATTTATCCCGACTTCACCGTTGCGCAGGCCGATGAAGCCCTGCAACGAGCGGGTAATGCTGCGCAAGCCTACATCGATGGGTTAAACCAGCAATTACAGCAACTCAACACGGATTTGAGCGGTTGGATAGATCAGGTTCCCCAGGATGTCGATGACATGGACCTTCCTTTTCTGGTTGCTGGCGATGAGGCGGCGCAGGGCTTTAGCCCTGCACAAATCTCGACCTACAACGTCCAGCTGCTGATGGACGAAATGGAGGACGAGCGAACCCTGAGGACGGAACTCTCTGAAGAACTGGTCGCCGTATGGCAAAAGCGTGGTGGCTCCCCAAATACCACGCTGGATATGAACTTTGAAAATTATCACCGATTGCCTGCGTTGAATGTGCGGTTCGACGACGTGACCGAGTTGTTGATGAAGGGCTTCCATCTGACCGAGGAAGACAGCTTGAACGGGTTTCTCGAGGGCTTTCCAAACCTTGAGATATTGAATCTGGAAAACGTGGACTTGCGTCACTACTTCGTGGCGGGAGATACAGGTCACTCGCTGCCGCCCGCCATCGAACAATTGAAACGCCTTCGCTCGCTGAACCTGAGTGCTACACAGTTGGTTTTCAGTGAAAGCGCCGCGTCCCGGCTGCGTAACCTGACTCGCCTGCAATCGCTGGACTTGAGCGACAACCCGCTGGGTGTGCCCCCTTTGGTGTTGGGCTTGAACGATCTACGTCAGCTCAACCTGAGAAATACCTACATCAGCCGATGCCCGATCGGTATCAAGGATGAGCCTTATCTGACGTCCCTGGATTTACGTGATAACCAGATCACCCGAGTTCCTCCCGCGGTCATAAACCAGGCGGTTGCAGACGATCGCGTGCTGCTATGGGGGAATCCGCTGACCGACGAAGACACGCTTCGCCGGCTGATCAGTCATCGAGAGGCAACAGGAATCAATTTATGGCTGGGCGCGCCCGGTGCCGACTATGGATCGCCGACAGTATGGCTACGAGACTGTGACGCAGCGTTGCAACAGTCCCGGCTTGCGCTTTGGCAGCAACTGGCGGGCAAGCCTTCTGGCACTCGGTTTTTAGCCGTCATGGACAGATTGAGTCTGACGGCCGACTTTCAAATCAGTTACTTGTCGCTACAGACAAGGGTCTGGCGATTGTTGGAGGAGGCGGGTACTTCGGACGAAATGTGGAATCGACTAAGTCGCAGCAGCGGGCGGTTCGATCATCCGATGGCAGCTTTCAACGCGCTGGAGGAGCGGGCCAGTCTTTGACTCATTACAGGAAGGAGCCTTGAACCCCTGAAAGGGGTTCAAGGTTTGACCATCAGCGGCGACGGAACAGCGGCAGCGGTTCGTCGGTGGCGGCCTGATAGGTCACCGAGAAGTCCTTGAGACCTTCAAGGGCTTCGTACGGATCTTTGTCGGGACGAATTGCAAACGCATCAAAACCGCAGCGATGCAGGTAGAACAACTGGTCGCGCAGTACATCACCAATCGCCCGCAGTTCGCCTTTGAAACCGTAACGGTCACGCAGCAGGCGGGCGTTGGAGTAGTTGCGGCCGTCGGTGAAGGCCGGGAAGTTCAAGGCGATGACCTTGAACTGCTCCACGTCTTCACCAATTTCTTCGGCTTCTTCATCGGCATCCAGCCAGACGCCCAGGCCGCCATCGCGGGCCTTGAGCATGCGGCTGTGTTCGCGCCACAGCTGCAGGGGGACGATGAGGTCGTCGCAGTTGCTGATCTCGTCGATGTTGAAATCCTTGGGCAGCAGGTGCCAGGTTTCGTCGACGACCTCGTTGTTCTTAATGATTCGCTGCATAGACGCGCTCCTTGAAGAGGTCGATGCCAATACGCTGATAGGTGTCGATGAAACGCTCGTCTTCGGTACGTTGTTCGATGTACACGTCGATCAGTTTTTCGATCACGTCAGGCATGGCTTCCTGGGCAAAGGACGGGCCAAGGATTTTACCCAGGCTGGCGTCACGGCTGGCACTGCCACCAAGGGACACCTGGTAGAACTCTTCGCCTTTCTTGTCCACCCCGAGGATGCCGATGTGGCCGACGTGGTGGTGACCACAGGCGTTCATGCAACCGGAGATGTTCAGGTCCAGTTCACCGATGTCGAACAGGTAGTCCAGGTCGTCGAAGCGGCGCTGGATCGATTCGGCAATCGGGATCGACTTGGCGTTGGCCAGCGAGCAGAAGTCGCCACCCGGGCAGCAGATGATGTCGGTCAGCAAGCCAATGTTCGGCGTGGCGAAACCTTGCTCGCGCAACTCGCCCCACATCGCGAACAGTCGGGACTGTTCCACGTCGGCCAGAATGATGTTTTGTTCGTGCGAGGTACGCAGCTGACCGAAGCTGTAACGGTCGGCCAGGTCGGCCACAGCGTCGAGCTGCTTGTCGGTGATGTCGCCCGGTGCAACACCGGTTGGCTTCAGGGACAGGGTCACGGCGACATAACCCGGCTTCTTGTGCGCCAGGGTGTTGCGGGTGCGCCAGCGTGCGAAACCAGGGTGCTGCTGGT
It encodes the following:
- the sohB gene encoding protease SohB; the encoded protein is MEFLSEYASFLAKTVTLVIAILVVLASFAALRSKGRRKSAGHLQVSKLNDFYKGLRERLEQTLLDKDQLKALRKSQSKSEKKQKKTPETKQRVFVLDFDGDIKASATENLRHEITALLTLATPKDEVVLRLESGGGMVHSYGLASSQLARIRNAGVPLTICIDKVAASGGYMMACIGEKIISAPFAILGSIGVVAQLPNVNRLLKKHDIDFEVLTAGEYKRTLTVFGENTEKGREKFQEDLDITHQLFKNFVARYRPQLAIDEVATGEIWLGVAALDKQLVDELKTSDEYLAERAKNAELFHLHYSERKSLQERIGMAASGSVDRVLLTWWSRLTQQRFW
- a CDS encoding dermonecrotic toxin domain-containing protein encodes the protein MTDHPDQNDAGPSPSPMLRMRGELAAAVNIALPQTPDQFGAHLIKEKWGADIDPQTALLVTLDYNYKGHPAQDGIQQGQVAHSQALLQALLSNYQTVGDGRFAETAFGLYTPPDIGPSVRIVQNVDEFADHGSGNHQTYEGIYRQTKAQTYGPATQIRLKPADFKQWVWELDLPGLYKAYLDKAWPSDETLFAPKPYALRTSVKAAFLMCAWLQRHEQRLSEKGLALAFQAAGLPVDQAWETLTIEALRAPTRIPPRVTASRLTLYRYTAIDIWTFRVAASPRVLMYIPGNSSPLHDFADVSQLHQWVVKQSHAGNTKQALAAHFADDDRQDGTFHAGVLTALDGMGIYPRKHWLTSNAGFFNNDGYWDPAEYIGFDDQPPATDPFAQLVLTMKQAARESVKTIRDDAQVNRDNLSAVVEPVVQWINRFGPLALFVPGGEGLLALAGLIDAGYGLDQAVNGETSSQRKEGITRTVFGLLNALPLAGAGRDARVEGAASETLSRGEHIVVTSTQESVAAPSGLSRLELIRGIGPSVASFSDEVLTQIGKVSAVDDDLLRLIHTGRPPTPLLADTISRFKLDQELAGAGKTGLFSSRYASLQQSEHEWVRLFQREYPGLPKSAIEQMLDRYGVDVRKAPDAVEVRQVIKRLDSKARQYQQHVRLNRAYEGFYLRSFHNPETDTLALHSLQHLPGWPRDLRIDILDRSPAGQVLDRSGSLDDAHCRSIIRDGDRYQQQGRQSDLYEAILGALSEDERSSLHLISDDPANELRLKIGAVALPRSQTLLGLQRMDSGLSFEARGLRGGGYPSTSQGTALTHEMMRLQLMDIYPDFTVAQADEALQRAGNAAQAYIDGLNQQLQQLNTDLSGWIDQVPQDVDDMDLPFLVAGDEAAQGFSPAQISTYNVQLLMDEMEDERTLRTELSEELVAVWQKRGGSPNTTLDMNFENYHRLPALNVRFDDVTELLMKGFHLTEEDSLNGFLEGFPNLEILNLENVDLRHYFVAGDTGHSLPPAIEQLKRLRSLNLSATQLVFSESAASRLRNLTRLQSLDLSDNPLGVPPLVLGLNDLRQLNLRNTYISRCPIGIKDEPYLTSLDLRDNQITRVPPAVINQAVADDRVLLWGNPLTDEDTLRRLISHREATGINLWLGAPGADYGSPTVWLRDCDAALQQSRLALWQQLAGKPSGTRFLAVMDRLSLTADFQISYLSLQTRVWRLLEEAGTSDEMWNRLSRSSGRFDHPMAAFNALEERASL
- a CDS encoding DUF934 domain-containing protein, giving the protein MQRIIKNNEVVDETWHLLPKDFNIDEISNCDDLIVPLQLWREHSRMLKARDGGLGVWLDADEEAEEIGEDVEQFKVIALNFPAFTDGRNYSNARLLRDRYGFKGELRAIGDVLRDQLFYLHRCGFDAFAIRPDKDPYEALEGLKDFSVTYQAATDEPLPLFRRR